One stretch of Meiothermus cerbereus DSM 11376 DNA includes these proteins:
- the rplC gene encoding 50S ribosomal protein L3: MKGILGTKVGMTQIWKGDKAVPVTVILAGPCPVVQRKTADKDGYEAVQLGFQSQKPQRVNKPAKGHFARAGVEPVKYLRELRGFNPEGDTVTVGIFNAGEVVDVTGTSKGHGFTGVMKKWNFAGGNDSHGAHKIHRHGGSIGNRKTPGRVFKGKKMAGRWGNERVTIQGLEVVDVLESENLILVKGSVPGANGSLVVVRQTSKVPAVKGNKGGK, encoded by the coding sequence AAGGGCGATAAGGCTGTGCCCGTGACGGTGATTTTGGCCGGCCCCTGCCCGGTGGTGCAGCGCAAAACTGCCGATAAAGACGGTTACGAAGCAGTGCAGCTTGGCTTTCAAAGCCAGAAGCCGCAGCGGGTCAACAAGCCTGCCAAGGGTCACTTTGCCAGGGCTGGTGTGGAGCCTGTGAAGTACCTGCGCGAGTTGCGGGGCTTCAACCCCGAGGGCGACACTGTAACGGTCGGCATTTTCAATGCCGGTGAAGTGGTGGACGTGACCGGTACTTCCAAGGGTCACGGATTCACGGGCGTGATGAAGAAGTGGAATTTTGCCGGTGGCAACGATTCTCACGGCGCCCACAAGATTCACCGCCACGGTGGTTCGATTGGTAACCGCAAGACCCCGGGCCGGGTTTTCAAGGGCAAGAAGATGGCCGGGCGTTGGGGCAATGAACGCGTGACGATTCAGGGCCTCGAGGTGGTGGACGTGCTCGAGAGTGAGAACCTGATTCTGGTCAAGGGTTCGGTGCCGGGAGCCAACGGCAGTCTGGTGGTGGTGCGCCAGACCAGCAAGGTGCCTGCTGTTAAGGGCAACAAGGGAGGTAAGTGA